CGGAGTGGCGCCCGGCATCAGGGGCGCAAGTTCACGTACAACGGGGTTCTGCCAGGAATCGTAAAACTCGAACAGGTCGCCTTCTAGCACGCGGACCTTGTGGATCTTGGCAATGGCGAGCATATTTTCGTAGGCGGCCTTCTTTTTTTCTTCGGTGGCGGCCTGGCCGAATTCCACCATGGCGCGGAAATATTCCATCTCGAAACCCACGAGACCCATGGCGGCCCCCGTGCGTTCCACGCCGATACGGGAGAGCTTGCTCTTGCCGTCGCAGACTACCTTCATGTAAGAAGACGAGGAGAATCCCGCTATCTTGGAGAACTCGCGCCACGAAAAAACGGAACGGCGCTTGCGCTCCTCGTAGTAATCCAGCATGTACTGGCGGAAATCGGAATATTCGACTATCGGTTTCATCGTAAATAAATATACGACTATTTCCCCCAAAAGTCAATAGCCTATGCAACAAAAATGCTTATTTTGAATAAAAATACGAAAAATTTACATAATTTTCTAAAATATTTTCGTATATAGAACACTTTGTTTCATATACTGTTGCATAAAGAAGGAGCGATGAAGTATTTGCTAAGTACGGAGATGATAGGGGATCCCCGCCTTGGTTCGACGCAGCTCACCACAGGTCGCGGGGATGACAAAGAATGGTCGCGAGGATGACGAAAAGGAATATAGAAGGGGGTTTTAGGGGGCGATGCCCCCTAGGGGAGGGGGTGATGGAAGACGCGGCGAGATGGCGGCTCGTGGGCCGCCATGACGACGGGGCTGCAATCAGGGGGAGGCTTCCCCCACCAAGGTAAAACAAAAAAAAGAACCGCAGCGTTTGTCGCGGTTCTTTGAGGTTTCATTGGGGACTCTTACAGCGCGAGTTTCAAGATGTCCTTGATGGCGGCAGCGTCTAGCGGCACGTAGTGGCCGACCTTGCCGTTGCGTGTAGCGCGGGCAGCCATGGAGTCGAAATCCCTGTCGTCGATTTTCAGCTCTGCAAGGGTTGTGGCCAAGTGCAGTTTCTTGAAGAATGCCGTCAGTTTTTCGGACAGGATGTAGGCCCGTTCTGTTTCGCTGTAGTTGAAGGTATCCACACCGAACAGGCGGCTTGCGAGGAGGGCGAGCCTCCAGGGCTTCTGCACCGCCATGTACTTTGTCCAGGCCACAGTCACCACGGCCATGCCTTCTCCATGGGTGATGTTGTACTGAGCCGAAAGTTCATGTTCAATTCGGTGCGAGCCCCAGTCGGCGCGGCGACCTGCATCCAAGAACCCGCCGTGAGCCACACTTGCAAGCCACTGGATTTCTCCACGGGCATTCACGTCTTTCTGGTTGGCAATCAGTTTGTCCGCGTTCACGAACAGAGACCTGATTGCTCCCTCAATCAGGTAATCTGTCGTGTCGGAATTCTTTTCGTCCGAGAAATAGCGTTCCAACAAGTGCGAAAGTACGTCCGCGATGCCTACAAAAGTCTGGTACGCCGGCAGGCCCACCGTGTATTTCGGGTTCATGATGGCGAACTTCGGGATGATGCGGTCGTCTTCGAAGCCCAGCTTCCACTGCCCGCTAGAAAGGATGGCCGCGTTGGATGTCTCGGAACCGCTGGATGCCGTCGTGGCGATGACGCCTACCGGTAATACCTTTTCGGGTGAAATTCCCCTCTCGAAGAAATCCCACACGTCCCCTTCGTAAGGTATTCCAAGCGCCACCGCCTTTGCGGTATCTATGGAACTTCCGCCGCCTACGGCCAGAACGAAGTCCACCTGGTTTTGTTTGCCTTGCTTTACCAGCTCGCGAACAAGGTCAATGGACGGGTTCGGCACCACGTTTCCGTTTTCGGAAAAGCGAATGCCCAGTTCGGCGACGGCGTCCTTGATGACATCGTAAATGCCGAGGGTCTTGATAAAGTCGCCGCTGTAAACGAGTTGGAGCGACTTTACGCCGTGTGCGGCCAAAAGCGATTTCAGTTTCTGTTCGCTGTGTTCGCCAAAGACAATTTTTGCAGGGTTGTAGTATTCAAAATCAATCATTGTATTCTCCGTACAAAAAAGTGTCATCCTGAGCGGAGCGTAAGCGAAGTCGAAGGATCCAAATCAGCGGTTTTTTCCTAATGGTGGAAATACCGCTGGACTGGATGCTTCCTGGCCTACGCCCGTCAGCATGACATTACTTAAAACTGACCTCTCATAGCTCACGACACGTTTAGATTGCCGCGAAGCCGTTTTCCAGGTCGGCGATGATGTCTTCGTAGTGTTCCGTACCGATAGACACGCGGATGGTTGCCGGAGTGATTTCGGCTGCGGCCAGTTCCTCTGGAGTGAGCTCCGAATGCGTGGTGGTGTACGGGTGGATCACGAGGCTCTTCACGTCGGCAACGTTTGCAAGCAGGCTGAAGATTTTCAAGCTGTCGATGAACTTGAAGGCTTCGGCCTGGCCGCCCTTGATGTCGAAGGTGAAAATGGAACCGCCACCGTTGGGGAAATACTTCTGGTAAAGTTCATGGTCCGGATGGTTCGGCAGGCTCGGGTGGCTCACGCGGGTAACCTTCGGGTGCTTTACCAGGTACTCGATGACCTTCTTGGTGTTTTCTACATGGCGGTCCAGGCGGAGCGATAGGGTTTCTACACCCTGCAGCAGCAGGAACGCGTTGAACGGAGAAATGGCAGCGCCTTCGTCGCGCAAGAGAATCGTGCGGATGTAGATGGCATAGGCTGCAGCGCCCGTGGCCACGAAAGGAATGCCGTAGCTCGGGTTCTTTTCGGTAAACTGCGGGAACTTGCCACTGGCCGCCCAGTCGAACTTGCCGCTGTCTACGATGATGCCGCCGAGGGTCGTTCCATGGCCGCCGATAAACTTGGTGGCAGAATGCACAACCACGTCGGCACCGTGTTCGATGGGGCGAATCAGGTAGGGCGTACCGAAGGTGTTGTCGATGACCAGCGGAATCTTGTTCTTGTGGGCAATCTGGGCAATGGCGTCGATATCCGGGATGTCGGAATGGGGGTTGCCGAGAGTCTCAATAAAGATGAGTTTCGTATTTTCCTTGACGGCGGACTCGACGCTCTTGAGATCGTGGGTATCTACAAACGTGGTCTCGATACCGAAGGTGCGGAGCGTGTGCAGCAGCAGGTTGAAAGTTCCGCCGTAAACCGTGCGCTGGGCCACCACATGGTCTCCCTTGCGGGCAAGAGCCGTGATGGCGTAAGTGATGGCTGCAGCACCAGAAGCTACAGCCAGAGCGGCAACGCCACCTTCGAGAGCGGCAACGCGTTCTTCGAGAACGCCCTGGGTGCTGTTGGTGATGCGTCCATAGACGTTACCGGCATCCTTCAGGGCAAAACGGTCCGCGGCATGCTGTGCGTTATGGAACACGTAAGAAGTGGTCTGGTAAATAGGCACCGCGCGGGAATCGGTTGCGGGGTCTGCGTGTTCCTGGCCAACGTGGAGCTGAAGAGTTTCAAAATGGAGCTTGTTCTGTGTTGTCATGGTAAAAATTCCTTTTAGGTTGCAGCGGGCAATCGGGTCCCATGAGGACCCTTCGCTCGCTAAATTTTTTTTGAAATATCCTTAGGCTTGATTTTTCTAACCTGCAAAGCCTCAAGGACAAAAGGCTTCCGGCTAGTTCGTTTTCAGAATGCCTCTCGGCATTCGACATTCAGTACTCATAGGCGCTCCTTCGAATGCATTGGGAATCACAAACCATTTTGTTATCCCTATCAATCTTGTAGGAAATAAAATAGAATAAGAATGTCCCTTCGTCAAGGCATAAATGCATACTATTTAATTATGGTTTGTTATAGTTTTTAATTATGGCCAATGCGTACAAAGGGAGATTAATATTTCTTCCATTGGATCTTCTTTTTCTACATTTCTTCGTATGAAATCTATTGAAGTCGTAGCCGGCATCATCATGGACGGCGAAAAAGTTTTCGCCACCCAGCGCGGCTACGGCGACTATAAGGACTTCTGGGAATTCCCGGGCGGTAAAATGGAGCCCGGTGAAACTCCGCTGCAGGCCCTTGCCCGGGAGCTGAAAGAAGAACTCGCCATCGATGTAAACGTGGGCGAATTCCTGTGCACGGTGGAGCATGACTACCCGACCTTTCACCTGACCATGCACTGCTTTTACTGCACTATCGCGGGCGGAAAGGCTCCCATGCTTTTGGAACACGAGGCGGCCAGGTGGCTCAGCCCCGCGGAACTGCACAGCGTTGACTGGTTGCCCGCCGACGTGAAGGTGGTCGAATCGCTTGAAAACGCGTAAATTCACCAATTAGAGCCCTGTCATTGACAAAACGTCCATAGAAAAAATCCCGAAACTATGGAAAATCCCCCTAAAAGGGGGTATTTTTTTTGCCGGTGATTAAGGATTGTGGGTATGAAACATAAGCTTCTTACTGCTGTTTTGGTATTGGCCGCCATCTCTGAAGCGGCTGTAAACTTAAACGTCAGCTTGGGTGATAGCATCAAGCCGGTGACCCATGTGGCCACGGGTTCGCTCTACGGTCTGACCGAAGATCTTCCGAGCAACATCGAAAAGGACGTGGCTCCTCTCAGGCCCAACGTGTTCCTTGCTCCTGCCCGCAGCGGAAACGGGCGCCAGCAGCGTATCGGTGGCGCGTTTCTTGTAGCGCCCCGTGTGGAAGCGATTGGTGCCAAGGTACAGATTCGTCTTGCCGATGTCTTGCCCGGTTGGCCGTACAAATTCCAGAGTATGGAACACTGGAAATCCGAGGTCACCTCTGTCATCAAGGACAAGCTTGCGTCCAGCAACAAGAATTTTGACGGTTACGAAATCTGGAATGAGCCAAACGACACCTGGAACAGCAAAAATGGCGATTTTAATTCGGTGCTCTGGAAACAGACCTACGACTTGATTCGTCAACTGGACCCGGACGCCAAAATCATTGGCCCGTCGTACTCCTTCTATCACGCTTCCAAGATGGAAGAATTCGTGAAGTACTGCGCCCAGAACAAGTGCATGCCCGACGTGGTCAGCTGGCACCAGTGGGGGAGCGGCGGCTTCGTGGGTGCCGTCGAGACCTACCGCGCCCTGGAAAAGACATACAACGTCAAGCCCCGCCCGCTGAGCATCAACGAATATTCCTCTACGGAACATACCGAAGAGGGTTGCCCGGGCCTGTCGATTCCCTTTATTGCCAAGTTCGAGCGCCACGGTGTTGAAAGCGCCATGATTTCCTGGTGGTTCGTCCCGCTTCCGGGCCGCCTAGGCAGCCTTCTCACCAAGAACAACGAGCGGGGCGGCGGCTGGTGGCTGTACAAGTGGTACGGCGATATGAGCGGCTATATGGCGAAGGTGACCCCGCCCAACGACAAGAGCGACGGCGTGGACGGCTTTGCAGCCCTTGACGAGAAGAAGGGCTTTGCAAGCATCGTGCTGGGCGGCAACACCCTGGGCGATGTGAACGTGAACATTTCGGGTATCCCCGCCGCATTCGGCAACAAGGTGAATGTGGCGGTGGAATACGTGGTGTGGGAAGACAAGGACAAGGCGGTTCCTTCTACCACGCCGGTATCCAGCAAGGAATATGACGTGAGCGATGGCAAGATTACGGTACCGGTGAATATCGCCAACACCAAGTACGGTTACCGCGTGTACGTGACAGCCATTGTCCCCCAGGGCCCATACAACGGAGTGGCTACGGCAATTCCGGGAAAACTTGAAACTGAAAACTATGACGTTGGCGGTCCTGGCAAGGCCTACATGGACAAGGACGACGAGAACAAGGGAAAGACCTATCGCGAAGATGCCGTTGATGTGGTGAAGGGAGGTACAGGCTACGCTATCGGCTACACCCAAGAAGGCGAATGGCTGGAGTACACCGTGAAGGTGGTCGAGGCCGGCGAGTACAGCGTGTCTGCTAGCTATGCGACCTCTTCTGAAAATGCTGGGTTCAACTTGTACGTGGATGACGAAATGGTGCTGGAAAATATTGTATTCCCGCAGGGTAGCGACTGGGAAACCTACGCCACGTTTGATGCGGGAAAGGTGAACCTGCTTGCAGGGGAACATGTGTTCAAACTGGAAATTGTAGGCAACTACGTGAACATTGACTGGCTTGATTTCAGTGCAGTCAATTCAGCGAAGGGTGATTCGACAACGGCAATCACAGTACGCTATAGGGTAGATTTCGGCGAGCTTAGAACTTACGGGGTCTACGGTCTCGATGGTCGCCTCGTGGCAAAATTCTCCGCTGCAACCGGCGAAAACCTGCAGGCAAAAACTGCAGCGGCGGTCAAGCGCTCCGGCATGTATCTGGTGAAATCTAGAACAGGCGGAAAGGTTTACCGCATTAAGGTTTCGCAACCGGACTAATCAAAAGAAATTATTCGTTCTCTCCCAGAAAAAATACCGTCAGCGTCCTGCTGGCGGTTTTCTAGTTCTAGAAATTGTTGACGAAATTTATGGGGTTTCGTACAATCCCTTGCTGAAGTAACGGTCGCCACGGTCGGGCGCAACGAACACGATGTTTCCGCGGGCACCCGAGGCGATGAGTTTCTTGGCTGCGGTGAACGCGGCACCCGAAGAGGAGCCTGCGAAGATTCCTTCTTTCTGGGCGAGTTCGCGAGAGCCGGTAAAGGCGTCGTCATCGTTGATTTTGATGACCTGATCCACCAGCGACATGTCCATGGTATCGGCGATAAAGTCGTTGCCGATTCCTTCGATGTTGTAGTCGCCATGTTCGCCGCCGCCCATGGTAGAGCCGATGGGGTCTGCCAGCACGCCCTTGATGCTTGGGTTGCGTTCCTTGAGAGCCTTGAGGATTCCGCTGAAGGTGCCGCCGCTGCCTGCGCCTGCCACTACGTAGTCTACGTGACCGTCCAGGTCTTCGTAGATTTCAGGGCCGGTGGTTTCGTAATGGGCGAGGGGGTTGGCCATATTGTGGAACTGCCGAAGCGAAACAGAATCGGGAATCTGTTTCAAAAGTTCTTCGGCCTTCTTTTCGGCTCCTAGCATGCCTTCTTCGCGGGGGGTGTTGATGAGTTCTGCGCCGAGGGCGCGCAGGAGCGTCTGCTTTTCTTGCGAGAACTTGGTGGGCACCACGAATATCACGCGGATGCCGCGGTTGAGCGCGGCGAAGGCAATGCCAAGGCCGGTGTTGCCTGCGGTCGCCTCGACGATGGTTCCGTCCGGCTTGAGCGTTCCTTTTGCGAGAGCGTCGTTCACCATATAAAGGCCGGTACGGTCCTTCACGCTGCCCGAGGGGTTCCAGAGTTCCAGTTTGGCAAACAGGTTTGCGCCTTCGGGGAGCCCCACGTGCGAAAGTTTTACAAGCGGAGTCTTGCCGATTAGGCCCTGCATAGATTCGTAGTAATGCATTTTATGCTCCTTTCGCCGAATCGGACGGTGCGGCCGCCGCATTGATTGCCGCGACCAGGTCCACAATGATGTCATCCACTTTCTCGATGCCTACAGACAAACGAATGAGTCCGTCGGTGATGCCCACCTTTTCGCGAATTTCCTTCGGAATGGAGGCATGGGTCATGGTAGCCGGATGGCATACGAGGCTTTCGACGCCGCCCAAACTTTCGGCGAGCGAAATCAGCTGCAATGCCTTGAAGAATTTCTTGATGTCGTAGTTTTCGTAAAGTTCGAACGAAATCATGGCGCCGCCGTTCTTGGCTTGTTTCTTGTTGATTTCATAACCCTGTGCGGTCGGAAGGCCCGGATAATAAACATGCTTTACAGCCTCGTGGCTCTCCAGGTAGCGGGCGATGCGTTCTGCATTTTCGGTATGGCGATCGAGGCGCACGCCGAGCGTCTTGATACCGCGAATCAAGAGGAAGGAATCAAAGGGGCCGAGTACAGCGCCAACAGCGTTCTGCGTGAAGGCGAGACGTTCCGCAATTTCTTTGTTGTTGGTCACCGCAAGGCCTGCCACCAGATCGCTATGGCCGCCCAGATACTTGGTCGCGCTATGCACAACGATGTCGGCGCCCAGTTCCAGTGGACGCTGCAAATAAGGCGTCATGAAGGTATTATCGACAATCGTCAGAATTCCGTGCTTCTTGGCAATCGCGGCCACCCCTGCTAAGTCTGTCACGGTCAGGAGCGGGTTTGCCGGGCTTTCGATAAAGAAGGCCTTCACATCGGGCGTCACCTTGGTATCAAGTGCTGCCAAGTCGGTAGTATCTTCAATGGAGTAGGTGATGCCCAGGTTCTTGAAAACCTTGTCCAGAACGCGAAAGGTTCCGCCGTACACATTGCTCGAGATGATGATTTTGTCGCCCTTGTTAAACAGGGCAAGAACCGTTGAGGTGGCCGCCATGCCGCTTGCAAAGGCAAAGCCTGCCACACCGCCTTCCAGTTCTGCAATCAGGGCTTCCAGGGCTGCGCGCGTGGGGTTGCCCGTGCGGGAATATTCCCAGCCCGTATTTTCACCAAGGCCCGCCTGCTTGTAGGTGGAAGTCTGGTAGATGGGTACGTTGACAGCACCTGTTACGCTGTCGCCATCGATGCCGCCGTGAATGAGTTTTGTTTCGATATACTTAGAAGTTGACATTTTGAAATTCCTTTGGCGCCTTTGTTGCCGCGCCGCGCATTGATGAAAGTTTGAATAAAAAAATCCCGCTCAGGAATTGTATCTGAGCGGGATCGTGTTTAGAGTCTTGTTAAACCAATAGCCTAAAAACTAGTCGCCCGCTCAACATCGACACACGCAACACACGTTGCAGAATTTCTTTGAAAAGGCAGGTGAATTCATCGTGATTTTATTTCCTATATTTTTTGTAGGGATAATATAGGCAAAAATTTTCTCGCTGTCAACCAAATTCGGGCTATTCGGTTATACTATTTTTCTTTAGCTAGTAATAGTTTTTTGCTATAACGCAACTAAATGACTAAATGATATAGTACCAGACATCGCTCTGTTTGAGCTCCTCTGACTTGTGTTGCTTATCGGTAGAAACGTAGTCCATTTCGAGGCTCTTCATGCTCACGCGGGTATTGGGCGCGACAGAACTCGTGATGAAGGCGCTACCGCCGATGATGGCATTTTCGCCCACGACGGTATCACCGCCGAGAATGGAGGCGTTCGCGTAAATGGTTACGTTGTCTTGAATGGTGGGGTGACGCTTTTTGCCGGAGAGGCGCTGGCCCCCGCGTGTCGAAAGAGCACCGAGAGTGACACCCTGGTAAATCTTCACGTTCTTGCCTATCACGGCGGTTTCGCCAATGACGATGCCTGTGCCGTGATCGATAAAGAAGTACTTGCCGATGGATGCGCCCGGATGGATATCGATGCCCGTTTTGGAATGGGCGTATTCGGTCATGAGACGCGGGAGAACGGGTACATGCAAAAGGTAAAGCTCGTGGGCGATGCGGTAAATCGTTGTCGCCATAAGGCCAGGGTAGGCGAGGATAATTTCGTCGAGGCAGCCGGCAGCAGGGTCGCCATCGTAGGCGGCGTGCAAGTCGGTTTCAAGGCATTCGCGAATCAATGGAATCTTGGCGAAAAACTCCTTGCAGATACGGTAGCTTTCAATCTTGCGCTCGTCGGAGCTCATGGTGCCGCGGAGCTTGCAGTAATCGAGAGCAATGGCCACCTGCTTGTGGAGGTGGTAAAAGGTGTCCTCGATAATGACCGCAAAGCTGTTCTTGGGGTTGTAAATCTTGTGGGTGCGGTCCCTGAAATGCCCAGGATAAACTACGCGGATTAGGTTCTGCAAAATCGTCTGGATTTCGGCCTGGTCGGGTCGATTATAGATGTCGATGTTGTCGATATGCTTGCCGCGATTGTAATCGGCAAAAATCGTTTGTACCGCTTTTTCGACTTCTGATTCCTGGATAAGTTTGTGCATGACAAAATTCAGGGTAAAAATTTAAGGAATAGTGTGGAATGTGAAATGTGAGATGTGAAATGAAATTATCTTCACTCCACACTACACATTCCACACATCACATTTTATGCGAACGTCTTCAGCGCCCTCACAAGAGCGTCGATGTCGTCCGGCGAGTTGTACAGCGCAAGCGTCGGGCGAACGGTACTTTCGTAACCGAAATGCCTGAGCACCGGCTGTGCGCAGTGGTGACCTGTACGTACGGCGACACCGTAGGCATCGAGCCTCTTGCCCACTTCTTCGTCGGAATAACCGTCGAGCTTGAAGGCAAGTGCAGAAGCCTTGTTGAGTGCCGTACCTACAAGATGCAGGCCCTTGACGGTCTTCAGTTCCTTGAGGCCATACTGCAACAGTTCATGTTCCCAGCGGAATACGCAGGGCATCCCGATTTCGGAGAGGTACTGGAGGGCAGCACCCAAGCCTACGGCGTCAGCGATGCTTCCGGTTCCCGCTTCGAACTTGTTCGGAATCCCGTTGTAGATGGTGCGTTCGAACGTGACGTCGGCAATCATGTTGCCACCGCCGTGGTACGGGCGTGCCGCTTCCAGCAATTCCTTCTTGCCGTAAACGACGCCGATACCGGTCGGGGCAAACACCTTGTGTCCAGAGAACACGAAGAAGTCTGCGTCGAGGGCGGAAACATTCACCGGAATGTGCGCGATGGACTGTGCCCCATCAATGAGGATTCTCACGCCGTGCCTGTGGGCGATGGCAATGAGTTCCTCGATCGGTGTCACGGTGCCGAGCACGTTCGAGACATGCGTCACGGAAACGAACTTGGTGCGCTTCGTGAATAGCGCCTCGTAATCGTGCAACTTGAGCTGGCCGGTAGAATCGCAGGGAATCACCTTGATGATGGCGCCCGTTTCTTCGGCGATGAGCTGCCACGGCACGATGTTCGCATGGTGTTCCAGGATAGAGACGATGATTTCGTCACCCGGCTGGAGCGTCGGCTTCACGTAGGCGTTAGCCACCAGGTTGATTGCCTCGGTGGTACCGCGCACGAACACGATTTCCTGCGAAGACGGGGCCCCGATAAAGTCGCGCACGATGTTACGGGCGTTTTCGTAGGCATCCGTCGATGCAGCCGCAAGCGTATGGGCGCCACGGTGCACGTTGGAGTTTTCGTTTTCGTAGTAGTACTTGAGACGGTCAATCACCACCTGCGGGCGCTGCGTCGTAGCACCGTTATCGAGCCAGACGAGCGGATGGCCGTTGACCTGCTTCGAAAGAATCGGGAAATCGCTACGGATTTGCGCAAGGTTCTTGGAACCGATGCGGATGGATTCGTTGCGGGAATTGGAGCCGCTGTTTGCGGAACCCGTCTTCACGGAATCGCCTCCGAGAGAAGTCGGAGCGTCGATTGGGCGCGCGTTCTGTGCAGCCTGCGTCTTGGACACGACCTTCGGGGAGTATCCTTGAGCCGGCGCGGGCGCCGCCGGAACATCGCCGAACTGCGACACAAATTCCGCTTCGGGAATCGCAGGGGCTTCCACGGATTTGAGCCAGGTATCGGTGGAATTGCCGCCGTAGGCAAACGGAGCCGAAGAAGTCGGCTGGTCGCCATAGGTCGCAAACGGATGTTCCCAGTCGAATTCGGGAGTCTGGCTGATGGCAGCCGCTCCTTGGGCGGCGCTCACTCCCTGAGCCACAGAAGCATTCTGCACTTCGGGTGCCGCGGGAGTTGCAGCATAAGCACTGTCCGTCAAGTCGGGAAAGTACTCATTTGCCAACTGCTCCAGTTCAGCCGCATTGGGAACTCCGGC
Above is a window of Fibrobacter sp. DNA encoding:
- a CDS encoding cysteine desulfurase; this translates as MKTGSANSGSNSRNESIRIGSKNLAQIRSDFPILSKQVNGHPLVWLDNGATTQRPQVVIDRLKYYYENENSNVHRGAHTLAAASTDAYENARNIVRDFIGAPSSQEIVFVRGTTEAINLVANAYVKPTLQPGDEIIVSILEHHANIVPWQLIAEETGAIIKVIPCDSTGQLKLHDYEALFTKRTKFVSVTHVSNVLGTVTPIEELIAIAHRHGVRILIDGAQSIAHIPVNVSALDADFFVFSGHKVFAPTGIGVVYGKKELLEAARPYHGGGNMIADVTFERTIYNGIPNKFEAGTGSIADAVGLGAALQYLSEIGMPCVFRWEHELLQYGLKELKTVKGLHLVGTALNKASALAFKLDGYSDEEVGKRLDAYGVAVRTGHHCAQPVLRHFGYESTVRPTLALYNSPDDIDALVRALKTFA
- a CDS encoding serine acetyltransferase produces the protein MHKLIQESEVEKAVQTIFADYNRGKHIDNIDIYNRPDQAEIQTILQNLIRVVYPGHFRDRTHKIYNPKNSFAVIIEDTFYHLHKQVAIALDYCKLRGTMSSDERKIESYRICKEFFAKIPLIRECLETDLHAAYDGDPAAGCLDEIILAYPGLMATTIYRIAHELYLLHVPVLPRLMTEYAHSKTGIDIHPGASIGKYFFIDHGTGIVIGETAVIGKNVKIYQGVTLGALSTRGGQRLSGKKRHPTIQDNVTIYANASILGGDTVVGENAIIGGSAFITSSVAPNTRVSMKSLEMDYVSTDKQHKSEELKQSDVWYYII
- a CDS encoding carbohydrate-binding protein yields the protein MKHKLLTAVLVLAAISEAAVNLNVSLGDSIKPVTHVATGSLYGLTEDLPSNIEKDVAPLRPNVFLAPARSGNGRQQRIGGAFLVAPRVEAIGAKVQIRLADVLPGWPYKFQSMEHWKSEVTSVIKDKLASSNKNFDGYEIWNEPNDTWNSKNGDFNSVLWKQTYDLIRQLDPDAKIIGPSYSFYHASKMEEFVKYCAQNKCMPDVVSWHQWGSGGFVGAVETYRALEKTYNVKPRPLSINEYSSTEHTEEGCPGLSIPFIAKFERHGVESAMISWWFVPLPGRLGSLLTKNNERGGGWWLYKWYGDMSGYMAKVTPPNDKSDGVDGFAALDEKKGFASIVLGGNTLGDVNVNISGIPAAFGNKVNVAVEYVVWEDKDKAVPSTTPVSSKEYDVSDGKITVPVNIANTKYGYRVYVTAIVPQGPYNGVATAIPGKLETENYDVGGPGKAYMDKDDENKGKTYREDAVDVVKGGTGYAIGYTQEGEWLEYTVKVVEAGEYSVSASYATSSENAGFNLYVDDEMVLENIVFPQGSDWETYATFDAGKVNLLAGEHVFKLEIVGNYVNIDWLDFSAVNSAKGDSTTAITVRYRVDFGELRTYGVYGLDGRLVAKFSAATGENLQAKTAAAVKRSGMYLVKSRTGGKVYRIKVSQPD
- a CDS encoding O-acetylhomoserine aminocarboxypropyltransferase/cysteine synthase produces the protein MTTQNKLHFETLQLHVGQEHADPATDSRAVPIYQTTSYVFHNAQHAADRFALKDAGNVYGRITNSTQGVLEERVAALEGGVAALAVASGAAAITYAITALARKGDHVVAQRTVYGGTFNLLLHTLRTFGIETTFVDTHDLKSVESAVKENTKLIFIETLGNPHSDIPDIDAIAQIAHKNKIPLVIDNTFGTPYLIRPIEHGADVVVHSATKFIGGHGTTLGGIIVDSGKFDWAASGKFPQFTEKNPSYGIPFVATGAAAYAIYIRTILLRDEGAAISPFNAFLLLQGVETLSLRLDRHVENTKKVIEYLVKHPKVTRVSHPSLPNHPDHELYQKYFPNGGGSIFTFDIKGGQAEAFKFIDSLKIFSLLANVADVKSLVIHPYTTTHSELTPEELAAAEITPATIRVSIGTEHYEDIIADLENGFAAI
- a CDS encoding PLP-dependent transferase — its product is MSTSKYIETKLIHGGIDGDSVTGAVNVPIYQTSTYKQAGLGENTGWEYSRTGNPTRAALEALIAELEGGVAGFAFASGMAATSTVLALFNKGDKIIISSNVYGGTFRVLDKVFKNLGITYSIEDTTDLAALDTKVTPDVKAFFIESPANPLLTVTDLAGVAAIAKKHGILTIVDNTFMTPYLQRPLELGADIVVHSATKYLGGHSDLVAGLAVTNNKEIAERLAFTQNAVGAVLGPFDSFLLIRGIKTLGVRLDRHTENAERIARYLESHEAVKHVYYPGLPTAQGYEINKKQAKNGGAMISFELYENYDIKKFFKALQLISLAESLGGVESLVCHPATMTHASIPKEIREKVGITDGLIRLSVGIEKVDDIIVDLVAAINAAAAPSDSAKGA
- a CDS encoding TIGR02147 family protein; its protein translation is MKPIVEYSDFRQYMLDYYEERKRRSVFSWREFSKIAGFSSSSYMKVVCDGKSKLSRIGVERTGAAMGLVGFEMEYFRAMVEFGQAATEEKKKAAYENMLAIAKIHKVRVLEGDLFEFYDSWQNPVVRELAPLMPGATPGEIAKKCYPEMTAAEVQQSLNFLTKAGLLKKAGDSAFVQAESSITGTPDATRLALRGMHRQMSKLATPALDLPVEQRNFSGVTMGVSRESYERIVKVLDECRRQIIAIAADDKNIDQVYRLNLQLFPLTKNVKECENE
- a CDS encoding iron-containing alcohol dehydrogenase, coding for MIDFEYYNPAKIVFGEHSEQKLKSLLAAHGVKSLQLVYSGDFIKTLGIYDVIKDAVAELGIRFSENGNVVPNPSIDLVRELVKQGKQNQVDFVLAVGGGSSIDTAKAVALGIPYEGDVWDFFERGISPEKVLPVGVIATTASSGSETSNAAILSSGQWKLGFEDDRIIPKFAIMNPKYTVGLPAYQTFVGIADVLSHLLERYFSDEKNSDTTDYLIEGAIRSLFVNADKLIANQKDVNARGEIQWLASVAHGGFLDAGRRADWGSHRIEHELSAQYNITHGEGMAVVTVAWTKYMAVQKPWRLALLASRLFGVDTFNYSETERAYILSEKLTAFFKKLHLATTLAELKIDDRDFDSMAARATRNGKVGHYVPLDAAAIKDILKLAL
- a CDS encoding (deoxy)nucleoside triphosphate pyrophosphohydrolase; amino-acid sequence: MKSIEVVAGIIMDGEKVFATQRGYGDYKDFWEFPGGKMEPGETPLQALARELKEELAIDVNVGEFLCTVEHDYPTFHLTMHCFYCTIAGGKAPMLLEHEAARWLSPAELHSVDWLPADVKVVESLENA
- a CDS encoding cysteine synthase family protein gives rise to the protein MHYYESMQGLIGKTPLVKLSHVGLPEGANLFAKLELWNPSGSVKDRTGLYMVNDALAKGTLKPDGTIVEATAGNTGLGIAFAALNRGIRVIFVVPTKFSQEKQTLLRALGAELINTPREEGMLGAEKKAEELLKQIPDSVSLRQFHNMANPLAHYETTGPEIYEDLDGHVDYVVAGAGSGGTFSGILKALKERNPSIKGVLADPIGSTMGGGEHGDYNIEGIGNDFIADTMDMSLVDQVIKINDDDAFTGSRELAQKEGIFAGSSSGAAFTAAKKLIASGARGNIVFVAPDRGDRYFSKGLYETP